A stretch of the Desulfitobacterium chlororespirans DSM 11544 genome encodes the following:
- a CDS encoding DNA recombination protein RmuC: MTYLPIVNSALAALTVLILIFLLSQFFKFQRENSIHPIYTKLQSLENQITQLEKNLERQERLWQGEFARNREENNTNSRQEREEMSHALKRFSDSQLTQMAEIATLQRSQLDIFSKQLNNLSQTNEQKLEHLRQTVEERLQLIQQDNAQKLELMRITVDEKLTSTLEQRLGESFKMVSDRLEQVHKGLGEMQTLASGVGDLKKVLTNVKTRGTWGEIQLGNLLEQILTAEQYATNIVTKAGSKDRVEFAINIPAKDRHDRMVYLPIDAKFPLEDYHRLLDAQEQSDLPRITEAEKALEYRIKTEAKSIHEKYVDPPNTTDFGILFLPIEGLYAEVLRRPGLCELLQREYKVVVAGPTTLAALLNSLQMGFRTLAIEKRSSEVWNLLSAVKTEFGKFTEILEKTQKKLQEASNTIETATRKSRSIGRKLKDVQTLPVEESAALLAAGEEE, translated from the coding sequence ATGACCTATTTGCCTATCGTGAACAGCGCCCTCGCTGCCCTTACCGTCCTTATACTTATCTTCCTGTTGAGTCAGTTTTTCAAATTCCAACGGGAGAACTCCATCCACCCGATATACACCAAACTTCAATCCTTGGAAAACCAAATAACCCAATTAGAAAAAAACCTGGAACGGCAGGAACGCCTTTGGCAAGGGGAGTTTGCCCGCAACCGGGAAGAGAATAATACCAACTCCCGGCAAGAGCGTGAGGAAATGAGTCATGCTTTAAAACGTTTCAGCGACTCACAGCTTACTCAAATGGCGGAGATCGCCACTCTTCAGAGGAGCCAGCTGGATATCTTCTCCAAGCAACTTAACAACCTCTCTCAGACCAATGAACAAAAGCTTGAGCATCTGCGCCAAACTGTTGAGGAACGGCTGCAGCTTATTCAGCAGGATAATGCCCAGAAGCTGGAGTTGATGCGGATCACCGTGGATGAGAAGCTGACCAGTACCTTAGAACAGCGGCTTGGTGAGTCCTTTAAAATGGTGAGCGACCGGCTTGAACAAGTCCACAAAGGTCTGGGCGAAATGCAGACCTTAGCCTCCGGTGTCGGGGACTTGAAGAAAGTCCTCACCAATGTAAAAACCCGGGGAACCTGGGGAGAGATTCAGTTGGGCAATCTCCTGGAACAGATCCTGACTGCGGAACAATACGCCACTAACATAGTGACTAAGGCCGGAAGCAAGGACCGTGTGGAATTTGCCATCAATATTCCGGCTAAAGACAGACATGATCGTATGGTGTATCTCCCCATTGATGCCAAATTTCCACTGGAGGATTACCATCGCTTATTGGATGCCCAGGAACAAAGCGATCTTCCCCGGATCACTGAAGCAGAGAAGGCTCTCGAATATCGTATCAAAACAGAAGCCAAATCCATTCATGAAAAATACGTGGATCCCCCCAATACCACGGATTTTGGTATTCTTTTTCTGCCTATTGAAGGCCTTTATGCAGAGGTTCTCCGCCGCCCCGGGCTCTGTGAATTGCTGCAAAGGGAGTATAAGGTGGTTGTAGCCGGTCCCACTACCTTAGCCGCTCTGCTTAACAGCCTGCAAATGGGTTTTAGAACCCTGGCCATCGAAAAACGCTCCAGTGAGGTTTGGAATCTCCTTAGTGCAGTCAAGACGGAGTTCGGCAAATTCACGGAGATTTTGGAAAAGACCCAGAAAAAGCTCCAGGAAGCCAGCAACACCATCGAGACCGCTACCCGGAAATCCCGCTCCATCGGCCGGAAGCTTAAAGATGTTCAGACTCTGCCTGTGGAGGAGAGTGCAGCCTTGCTGGCTGCCGGCGAAGAGGAATAG